A single Pan paniscus chromosome 21, NHGRI_mPanPan1-v2.0_pri, whole genome shotgun sequence DNA region contains:
- the R3HDML gene encoding peptidase inhibitor R3HDML: MPLLPSTVGLAGLLFWAGQAVNALIMPNATPAPAQPESTAVRLLSGLEVPRYRRKRHISVRDMNALLDYHNHIRASVYPPAANMEYMVWDKQLARAAEAWATQCIWAHGPSQLMRYVGQNFSIHSGQYRSVVDLMKSWSEEKRHYLFPAPRDCNPHCPWHCDGPTCSHYTQMVWASSNRLGCAIHTCSSISVWGNTWHRAAYLVCNYAIKGNWIGESPYKMGKPCSSCPPSYQGSCNSNMCFKGLKSNKLTWF; this comes from the exons ATGCCCCTGCTGCCCAGCACCGTGGGCCTGGCAGGCCTGCTCTTCTGGGCTGGCCAGGCAGTGAACGCCTTGATAATGCCTAATGCTACCCCAGCCCCGGCCCAGCCTGAGAGCACGGCTGTGCGGCTCCTGAGTGGCCTGGAGGTGCCCAGGTACCGCCGGAAGCGCCACATCTCTGTGAGAGACATGAATGCCTTACTGGATTATCACAACCACATCCGGGCCAGCGTGTACCCACCTGCCGCCAACATGGAATACATG GTCTGGGACAAGCAGCTGGCCAGGGCTGCCGAAGCCTGGGCCACCCAGTGCATCTGGGCACATGGGCCTTCACAGCTGATGAGATACGTGGGCCAGAACTTCTCCATCCATTCTGGCCA GTACCGGTCCGTAGTGGATCTCATGAAGTCCTGGTCTGAGGAGAAGCGGCATTACTTGTTTCCGGCCCCAAGGGACTGTAACCCACACTGCCCCTGGCACTGCGATGGCCCCACCTGCTCCCATTATACCCAG ATGGTGTGGGCATCCTCCAATCGGCTGGGCTGCGCCATCCACACCTGTAGTAGCATCAGTGTCTGGGGCAACACCTGGCATCGGGCGGCATACCTGGTCTGCAACTATGCCATTAA GGGCAACTGGATTGGCGAGTCCCCGTACAAGATGGGAAAGCCGTGCTCCTCCTGTCCCCCCAGTTATCAAGGCAGCTGCAATAGCAACATGTGCTTCAAGGGGCTGAAATCCAACAAGCTCACGTGGTTCTGA